The Chryseobacterium aureum genome contains a region encoding:
- a CDS encoding patatin-like phospholipase family protein, with translation MNFERVGLVLSGGGTKGIAHAGVLKFLQEKGIEIDILSCCSAGSIVGCLHAIGKTPEEILEFFNSVYFFNWKHFTFNQPGLVSSVIFRNYLKPIFHEMKLGDLDIDVKIVATELVAGTQKIFDKDFEIVDAIIASCSIPGITTPYIIGEEMYCDGGVLNNFPADIIREDCEKLIGVFVSPPNEAKIKDLNSIKAIVSRSYDLLSYRIEKIKFDYCDWFISSQKLSSYGTFERRKDRLEEIFNIGYKAAKESYEESTFFTELRQSGT, from the coding sequence ATGAATTTTGAGAGAGTAGGACTTGTTTTATCAGGAGGCGGTACCAAAGGAATCGCTCATGCAGGAGTATTAAAATTCTTACAGGAAAAAGGAATTGAAATTGATATCCTTTCCTGTTGCAGTGCAGGGTCTATCGTAGGCTGCCTCCATGCCATTGGAAAAACGCCGGAAGAAATTCTGGAATTTTTCAATTCGGTGTATTTTTTCAACTGGAAACACTTTACCTTCAACCAGCCAGGGCTTGTTTCTTCGGTGATCTTCAGAAATTATCTGAAACCTATTTTTCATGAAATGAAATTGGGTGATCTGGATATTGACGTGAAAATTGTTGCCACCGAACTTGTTGCCGGAACCCAAAAGATTTTTGATAAAGATTTTGAAATTGTAGATGCTATTATTGCATCATGTTCCATTCCCGGAATTACAACTCCTTATATCATTGGGGAGGAAATGTACTGTGATGGAGGCGTACTGAATAACTTTCCGGCAGATATTATCAGAGAAGATTGTGAAAAGCTGATCGGTGTATTTGTATCTCCACCCAACGAAGCTAAAATTAAGGATCTGAACTCCATTAAAGCCATTGTTTCCCGCTCTTACGACCTTCTTTCCTACAGGATAGAAAAAATAAAATTCGATTACTGTGACTGGTTTATTTCTTCCCAGAAATTATCTTCCTACGGAACTTTTGAGCGAAGAAAAGACAGACTGGAAGAGATTTTCAATATCGGTTATAAAGCTGCCAAAGAAAGTTATGAGGAAAGTACTTTCTTTACTGAATTAAGACAATCCGGAACATAA
- a CDS encoding serine hydrolase domain-containing protein, with the protein MMTIKKLLLTGVFSTLLSVSATAQKKDSYTHKIDSIITASVPIQFNGVVSVTQKGKVEYLKSNGYKDFEKKIPLKTNDQFEIMSNSKQMTAVLILQAAEQGKLDLHTPIKKYLPSLTQTWADTVTIHHLLNHTHGITHLEKPAAFKAGSQFKYGNLSYTMLGEILKNTTGKSFTELANSLFKKLKMDHTFVYHTKSTTSAVPGYMNENNQFSSVKESFLNDDIAPAAGIISTVQDLAKWDQALFKGKLLSPEFQKQMLTPSTSAQHDVFGKESMGFGYNVRFIKEAGLDYYAVTGLGDGFTCLNVYFPSTDTTLIILENQMPENREYWSFKEAAIKNVVLKAITAK; encoded by the coding sequence ATGATGACCATAAAAAAATTACTCTTAACCGGTGTATTTTCCACCCTATTGTCTGTTAGCGCAACTGCTCAGAAAAAAGACTCCTATACACATAAAATAGACAGCATTATTACAGCATCAGTCCCGATACAGTTCAACGGTGTTGTTTCAGTCACTCAAAAAGGAAAAGTAGAATATCTGAAATCCAATGGATACAAAGATTTTGAGAAAAAAATTCCTTTGAAAACAAATGACCAGTTTGAAATCATGTCGAATTCCAAGCAGATGACGGCTGTTTTAATCCTACAGGCGGCTGAACAGGGAAAACTGGATCTTCATACCCCCATCAAAAAATATCTTCCTTCCCTTACCCAGACCTGGGCAGATACGGTTACGATCCATCATCTTCTGAACCATACCCATGGGATTACCCATCTTGAGAAGCCGGCCGCCTTTAAAGCCGGATCCCAATTCAAATATGGTAACCTTTCCTATACGATGCTTGGAGAAATTCTAAAAAACACCACCGGAAAAAGCTTCACAGAACTGGCCAACTCTCTTTTCAAAAAGCTGAAAATGGATCACACTTTTGTTTACCATACAAAGAGTACCACATCTGCGGTTCCCGGTTATATGAACGAAAACAATCAGTTCAGCAGCGTAAAAGAATCCTTTCTCAATGATGATATTGCTCCCGCTGCAGGAATCATTTCTACAGTACAGGATCTGGCAAAATGGGATCAGGCATTATTTAAAGGAAAATTGCTGTCTCCGGAGTTCCAAAAACAGATGCTCACCCCTTCTACCAGTGCTCAGCATGACGTATTCGGAAAAGAAAGCATGGGCTTTGGGTATAATGTGAGGTTTATTAAAGAAGCGGGCCTGGATTATTATGCCGTGACCGGGCTTGGCGATGGCTTTACCTGCCTTAATGTGTATTTTCCCTCTACAGATACTACTTTGATTATCCTTGAAAATCAAATGCCTGAAAACCGTGAGTACTGGAGTTTCAAAGAAGCCGCCATAAAGAATGTCGTTTTGAAAGCAATTACGGCTAAATAA
- a CDS encoding RagB/SusD family nutrient uptake outer membrane protein has translation MNTIKYFIAAATISFMTASCANDLNTLPEGDISGEQLNNDTNSPEKILGGLYLDLRSNGAGGTTVHSDFGIMGIKAGADLMSNDVIQSTNQHLGMFYNYEATNASNIASEIVWTTFYARIFVINKLLDGLDKNANAKNRAIAGQLLALRAYSYFYLVRFYAHDYNGHQSEPGLPLVLTAANPSQGLPRSTVAEVYAQIKKDIEESVVLLDTYARPSRAQIDQRTAKAIAAEIFLETGDYIKAAKYAEESKQGIALMTEDDYTNTGFSNINNPEVIWGFHNTISTMSIGNYYASFFSMFDNTNEGYAGAAQIRKLIDKRLYEAIPATDYRKKVFNGSQNATYTFNGKTKNYPPYVSWKFKDPTLFEGDYIYIRASSLYYIQAEALARQGRETEARQVLFDITSKRDKAYTLSAKSGSELINEIVLQKRIELWGEGYAWFDMKRLNIPLERVYTGTNHTFGRFNLTPDKFRFQIPNKEINNNPQIKQNE, from the coding sequence ATGAACACAATAAAATACTTTATAGCCGCTGCAACCATAAGTTTTATGACCGCCAGCTGTGCCAATGATCTCAACACATTACCGGAAGGAGATATTTCCGGTGAACAGCTGAACAATGATACTAACAGTCCGGAAAAAATCCTGGGCGGACTCTATCTTGACCTTAGAAGCAATGGCGCGGGCGGTACTACCGTTCACTCGGATTTCGGAATTATGGGAATCAAAGCGGGTGCTGACCTGATGTCTAACGATGTTATCCAGTCTACCAACCAGCATTTGGGAATGTTTTATAATTATGAGGCCACCAACGCCAGCAATATTGCATCTGAAATTGTATGGACTACCTTTTATGCAAGAATATTCGTGATCAACAAGCTGCTTGATGGTCTGGATAAAAATGCCAATGCAAAAAACAGAGCCATCGCAGGGCAGCTGCTCGCCCTAAGAGCCTATTCCTATTTTTATCTGGTACGTTTTTATGCTCATGATTACAACGGACATCAGTCTGAACCAGGTCTTCCATTGGTTCTTACCGCAGCCAACCCCAGCCAGGGACTTCCGAGGTCAACGGTTGCCGAGGTGTATGCACAAATCAAGAAAGATATAGAGGAATCTGTTGTGCTTTTGGATACGTATGCCCGCCCTTCCAGAGCTCAGATAGACCAAAGAACGGCTAAAGCTATTGCTGCAGAAATATTTCTGGAAACAGGAGATTACATCAAAGCGGCTAAATATGCAGAGGAAAGCAAACAGGGAATTGCCCTTATGACTGAAGATGATTATACCAACACCGGATTTTCCAACATTAATAATCCTGAAGTAATATGGGGGTTCCATAATACCATTTCCACTATGAGTATCGGAAATTATTATGCTTCTTTCTTCTCCATGTTTGATAATACCAATGAAGGATATGCCGGAGCAGCGCAGATCCGTAAGCTGATAGACAAGCGTCTTTATGAAGCCATCCCGGCAACAGATTACCGTAAGAAAGTATTCAATGGAAGCCAGAATGCCACGTACACGTTTAACGGAAAAACAAAAAATTACCCGCCTTACGTAAGCTGGAAGTTTAAAGATCCTACTCTTTTTGAAGGAGATTATATTTACATCAGAGCTTCCTCACTTTATTACATACAAGCTGAAGCCCTTGCCAGACAGGGAAGAGAAACAGAAGCCAGACAGGTATTATTTGACATTACCTCCAAAAGGGATAAAGCGTATACATTATCTGCAAAATCCGGCAGCGAGCTGATTAATGAAATTGTACTGCAAAAGAGGATAGAACTTTGGGGCGAAGGCTACGCCTGGTTTGATATGAAGAGATTAAATATTCCATTAGAAAGGGTGTACACAGGAACCAATCATACTTTTGGAAGGTTCAACCTGACACCGGATAAATTCAGATTCCAGATTCCTAATAAAGAGATTAATAATAACCCACAAATCAAACAGAATGAGTAG
- a CDS encoding SusC/RagA family TonB-linked outer membrane protein — translation MKKKQCKLGVLALLLFAEYGFAQSKDSLSRETSIKEVVVVAFGKQKKEEITGSVQSLKAKDLSNLQNGNILQGIGGKVAGVQVISSGQPGSQPTIRMRGIGSINASSDPLIVLDGIPYSGNLNSIASSDIESISFLEDASSNALYGSRGANGVIIVNTKRGKSKGISIEADVKTGVNFRSIEDYSVYTSPQDYYTAYYNRARIGEIARLKQPGAVPSGASPHDVGLSALTKLGYNAYSVPFSQLISKDGSFNPEARLLYQDDWKKLLFRPALRREATVGINANGDQIKSYTSLNYLDDKGYLISSGFERFGIRSNVDYAITSKLKLTSALSYTYSKQDFGETGGFSNPFQFARNIAPFYPVFLRDNNYQRLYDQYGNALYDYGDGQGPNGATRSYAVFENPVGNLQKNKSQTVSNATNLNLGLHYEIIKDLDFTYNFGAYLENTKNLQFGNTEGGTSSSVGGTISQSSNFKYTLNHQQLLTYQKKLGNHSFNLLVGHELNKIKDDGLSGSKQQLLLPDSQAFDNAVKITGLSGSGYEYAVEGYFTRLLYNYEGKYFFNANIRRDGSSVFSPESRWGNFYGLGVAWNIAKENFLKDNSVINSLKLKASYGQQGNDNILLSGSTRDYYAYQDIYGINNFGNDKPVLSLKKQGNKDLKWETSKNLNAGFEISLLKNRINLNADYFERKVSDMIYALPLPPSNAGSYVKYGNIGDMTNKGVQANISVDILRGDEFQWSFYANATHYKNKITRLPAEQRNTGLVSGLFILTEGGDRYTYFLKEFAGVNPENGDALWYRTTINPATQKEERTVTNNYKEATDYNTGKSAIPKVYGGFGTDFSYKRFNLAVNFAYQFGGYGYDDIYRTLFHSDSYGSNYSTDLDKTWTPENPTAALPRVDLTATNQNGNSTLYLIKSDYISLQDVTLSYQLPDGFAKQAGLSGLKIYVTGNNLYLWSKRKGYDPRASLTGVSDAYRYSLLSSVSLGFKLNF, via the coding sequence ATGAAAAAGAAACAATGCAAGCTTGGTGTATTGGCCTTACTCCTGTTCGCGGAATATGGTTTTGCACAAAGCAAAGACAGCCTCTCCCGGGAAACCTCCATAAAAGAAGTGGTGGTGGTAGCCTTCGGAAAACAAAAAAAGGAAGAAATTACAGGATCTGTACAATCGTTGAAAGCGAAGGATCTTTCTAATCTTCAAAACGGAAATATTCTTCAGGGAATAGGAGGAAAAGTAGCAGGGGTACAGGTGATCTCTTCAGGGCAGCCGGGTTCCCAGCCTACCATCAGAATGAGAGGAATAGGCTCTATCAATGCTTCCAGTGATCCCTTAATTGTACTGGATGGTATTCCGTACAGCGGAAACCTGAACAGCATCGCCTCATCAGATATTGAAAGCATCTCTTTTCTCGAAGATGCCTCATCGAATGCTTTATACGGTTCCAGAGGTGCCAATGGAGTCATCATCGTCAATACCAAAAGAGGAAAAAGCAAAGGTATCAGTATTGAGGCTGATGTAAAAACCGGGGTCAATTTCAGATCGATTGAAGATTATTCCGTCTATACTTCTCCCCAGGATTATTATACTGCTTATTATAACAGAGCCAGAATTGGTGAAATCGCAAGACTGAAACAGCCGGGAGCCGTTCCTTCCGGCGCTTCTCCTCATGATGTAGGGCTTTCGGCACTTACTAAACTGGGATATAATGCGTATAGCGTTCCGTTTAGCCAGCTTATCTCAAAGGATGGATCCTTCAATCCTGAGGCCCGATTATTATATCAGGACGATTGGAAGAAACTGCTTTTCAGACCGGCCCTGAGAAGAGAAGCCACTGTAGGGATCAATGCCAATGGTGACCAGATAAAATCTTACACCTCTCTGAATTATCTTGATGACAAAGGATATTTAATTTCTTCAGGCTTTGAAAGATTCGGAATCAGATCCAACGTAGATTACGCCATCACTTCGAAATTGAAGTTAACCAGTGCTCTCTCCTACACCTACAGCAAGCAGGATTTTGGTGAGACAGGCGGTTTTTCCAACCCTTTCCAATTTGCCAGAAATATTGCTCCTTTCTACCCTGTTTTCCTTAGAGATAACAATTACCAGAGGCTTTATGACCAGTATGGAAATGCTTTATATGATTACGGAGACGGCCAGGGGCCCAACGGAGCCACAAGATCTTATGCCGTATTTGAAAATCCTGTAGGCAATCTGCAAAAAAATAAATCGCAGACGGTAAGTAATGCAACGAACCTTAACCTTGGCTTACATTATGAAATCATAAAAGACCTTGATTTTACCTATAATTTCGGAGCTTATCTTGAAAATACAAAAAATCTGCAGTTCGGAAATACGGAGGGAGGAACGTCTTCTTCTGTAGGGGGAACTATTTCACAGAGTTCCAACTTTAAATATACCCTGAACCATCAGCAATTGCTTACCTACCAGAAAAAACTGGGAAATCACAGCTTCAACCTGCTTGTGGGGCACGAACTGAATAAAATAAAGGATGATGGTTTGTCAGGATCAAAACAGCAGCTTTTATTGCCGGATTCACAGGCTTTTGACAATGCCGTAAAAATTACCGGATTATCCGGAAGCGGTTATGAGTACGCTGTAGAAGGGTATTTCACAAGGTTGTTGTATAATTATGAGGGTAAATATTTCTTCAATGCCAATATAAGAAGGGACGGTTCTTCAGTTTTTTCACCTGAAAGCAGATGGGGAAATTTCTACGGACTGGGAGTGGCATGGAATATCGCAAAAGAGAATTTCCTTAAGGACAACAGTGTGATCAATTCTTTAAAATTAAAAGCTTCTTACGGTCAGCAGGGAAATGACAACATCCTTTTAAGCGGCTCCACAAGAGATTATTATGCGTATCAGGATATTTACGGAATTAATAACTTCGGGAATGACAAACCTGTACTCTCTCTTAAAAAGCAGGGTAATAAGGATCTGAAATGGGAAACTTCCAAAAACCTGAATGCCGGTTTTGAAATTTCACTTTTAAAAAACAGAATAAATTTAAATGCCGACTATTTTGAAAGAAAAGTATCGGATATGATCTATGCCCTTCCTCTTCCTCCTTCCAATGCAGGATCATATGTGAAGTACGGCAATATCGGGGATATGACCAACAAGGGAGTTCAGGCTAATATAAGTGTGGATATCCTCCGCGGTGATGAGTTCCAGTGGAGTTTTTATGCCAATGCCACGCATTACAAAAACAAAATTACCAGATTACCGGCTGAGCAGAGAAACACAGGACTTGTTTCCGGTTTATTTATCCTGACAGAAGGCGGAGACCGATACACGTATTTCCTTAAAGAATTTGCCGGTGTAAATCCTGAAAATGGTGATGCATTATGGTACCGTACAACAATAAACCCGGCCACTCAAAAGGAAGAGAGAACGGTGACCAATAATTATAAAGAAGCCACCGATTATAACACCGGAAAGTCTGCTATTCCAAAAGTTTACGGTGGATTCGGGACAGATTTCAGCTACAAGCGATTCAATCTGGCAGTGAATTTTGCCTATCAGTTCGGAGGATATGGATATGATGATATTTACAGAACTTTATTCCATTCTGACAGTTATGGGTCTAACTATTCAACGGATCTGGATAAAACATGGACACCGGAAAATCCTACTGCAGCACTGCCAAGGGTAGATCTTACGGCTACGAACCAGAACGGAAATTCAACGTTATATCTGATCAAATCAGATTATATCAGTCTTCAGGATGTTACCCTCTCCTATCAGCTTCCTGACGGTTTTGCAAAGCAGGCAGGCTTATCAGGTCTGAAAATCTATGTGACAGGAAACAACCTGTACCTATGGTCTAAGAGAAAAGGTTACGATCCGAGAGCCTCGTTGACAGGCGTTTCTGATGCTTACCGCTATTCTCTGCTGTCAAGTGTCTCTTTAGGCTTTAAACTCAATTTTTAA
- a CDS encoding ABC transporter ATP-binding protein translates to MPLQIINLTKKFGEQTALDTINISIDKNEIIGLLGPNGAGKSTLMKSIVGALKIDQGEIIFNGMNISDHEIESKKKIGFLPENNPLYLEMYVKEYLQFVANIHKIAESRVDEVIELVGITPEKSKKIGQLSKGYKQRVGLAQAIIHQPDLLILDEPTNGLDPNQIIEIRNVVKEIGQQKTVLLSTHIMQEVEALCSRVILIHKGNILQDCPIDEFKGKFESLEDAFASYTA, encoded by the coding sequence ATGCCGCTTCAGATAATCAATTTAACTAAAAAATTTGGTGAGCAGACTGCCCTTGACACTATCAACATTTCTATTGATAAAAATGAAATCATCGGTCTTCTTGGCCCAAACGGTGCCGGAAAATCTACCCTGATGAAATCTATTGTCGGTGCACTGAAAATTGATCAGGGGGAAATTATTTTCAATGGAATGAATATCTCAGACCATGAGATCGAAAGCAAAAAGAAAATAGGCTTTCTTCCGGAAAACAACCCGCTGTATCTGGAAATGTATGTGAAAGAATACCTTCAGTTTGTAGCCAACATCCATAAAATTGCTGAATCCAGGGTAGATGAGGTCATAGAATTGGTAGGTATTACTCCTGAAAAATCAAAAAAAATAGGACAGCTGTCTAAAGGATATAAGCAGCGTGTAGGATTGGCACAGGCTATCATTCATCAGCCGGATTTGCTTATTCTGGATGAACCTACCAATGGATTAGATCCTAACCAGATTATTGAAATTCGTAATGTGGTAAAAGAAATCGGACAGCAAAAGACGGTTTTATTATCAACGCATATCATGCAGGAAGTAGAAGCACTTTGCTCCAGAGTAATTCTTATTCATAAAGGGAACATTCTTCAGGACTGCCCTATTGATGAGTTTAAAGGCAAATTTGAAAGTCTGGAAGATGCTTTTGCAAGCTATACCGCATAA
- a CDS encoding LytR/AlgR family response regulator transcription factor produces the protein MVLATQQNFISKSKITELEKALSGKGFVRIHRSFVINSDFVTAFSSNDVVVCGHQIPVGRSYKKEFDAFIYSVSSNKLL, from the coding sequence ATAGTACTTGCTACTCAGCAAAATTTTATTTCAAAAAGTAAGATTACTGAACTGGAAAAAGCTTTATCCGGTAAGGGATTTGTAAGAATTCACAGGTCTTTTGTCATCAATTCTGATTTTGTGACGGCTTTCAGCAGTAATGACGTTGTAGTCTGCGGCCATCAGATTCCCGTTGGAAGAAGTTATAAAAAGGAATTTGATGCCTTCATATATTCAGTTTCCAGCAATAAGCTGTTATAA
- the lpdA gene encoding dihydrolipoyl dehydrogenase yields the protein MNYDIIVIGSGPGGYVTAIRAAQLGFKTAIIEKENLGGICLNWGCIPTKALLKSAQVFHYINHAEDYGLNKVEASFEFPNVIQRSRGVASKMSKGIEFLMKKNKIDVILGTAKVQKGKKVSVTDKEGKVTEYTGTHIIIATGARSRELPNLPQDGKKVIGYRQALSLPEQPKSMIVVGSGAIGVEFADFYNTMGTKVTVVEFMPNIVPVEDEEISKHLEKSLKKTGIEIMTNASVESVDTSGEGVKATVKTANGNITLEADILLSAVGIAANIENIGLEEVGIQTDKGRVLVNEWYETSVPGYYAIGDIIPTQALAHVASAEGITCVEKIKGMHVEKIDYGNIPGCTYCHPEVASVGLTEKQAKEKGYEIKVGKFPLSASGKATANGNTDGFIKVIFDAKYGEWLGCHMIGEGVTDMVAEAVVARKLETTGHEIIKSIHPHPTVSEAIMEAAAAAYGEVIHI from the coding sequence ATGAATTACGATATTATTGTCATTGGAAGTGGTCCTGGTGGATATGTTACTGCGATCAGAGCAGCGCAATTAGGTTTCAAAACCGCAATTATCGAGAAAGAAAATTTAGGAGGAATCTGCCTTAACTGGGGATGTATTCCAACTAAAGCTTTATTGAAATCTGCTCAGGTTTTTCATTATATCAACCATGCTGAAGATTATGGTCTGAATAAAGTGGAGGCAAGCTTTGAATTCCCGAATGTGATTCAGAGAAGCCGTGGTGTTGCCAGCAAAATGAGCAAAGGAATCGAGTTCTTAATGAAAAAGAATAAGATTGACGTAATTCTTGGTACTGCAAAAGTACAGAAAGGTAAAAAAGTTTCTGTGACTGATAAAGAAGGAAAAGTAACTGAATATACAGGTACCCATATCATTATCGCAACAGGAGCCCGTTCAAGAGAATTACCAAACCTTCCGCAGGATGGTAAAAAAGTAATCGGATACAGACAGGCATTATCTCTTCCTGAACAGCCAAAATCTATGATTGTTGTAGGTTCCGGAGCTATCGGGGTAGAATTTGCTGATTTCTATAATACGATGGGAACTAAAGTAACTGTTGTGGAATTTATGCCTAACATCGTACCTGTAGAAGATGAAGAAATCTCTAAACACTTAGAGAAATCTCTGAAGAAGACAGGAATCGAGATTATGACAAATGCTTCTGTAGAAAGTGTAGATACAAGCGGTGAAGGCGTAAAAGCTACTGTAAAAACAGCTAACGGAAACATCACTCTTGAAGCAGATATTTTATTATCTGCCGTAGGTATTGCTGCTAACATCGAGAACATCGGATTAGAAGAAGTGGGAATCCAGACAGATAAAGGAAGAGTATTGGTAAACGAATGGTACGAAACTTCAGTACCGGGTTACTATGCTATCGGAGATATCATCCCTACTCAGGCATTGGCTCACGTGGCTTCAGCAGAAGGAATCACTTGTGTTGAGAAAATCAAAGGAATGCACGTGGAAAAAATTGATTATGGTAATATCCCTGGATGTACTTACTGCCATCCGGAAGTAGCTTCTGTAGGTCTTACTGAAAAGCAGGCTAAAGAAAAAGGATACGAAATTAAAGTAGGTAAATTCCCTCTTTCTGCAAGTGGTAAAGCAACGGCCAACGGAAATACAGATGGATTTATCAAAGTAATTTTCGATGCTAAATACGGTGAGTGGTTAGGATGCCACATGATTGGTGAAGGAGTAACAGATATGGTTGCTGAAGCTGTTGTAGCCAGAAAACTGGAAACTACAGGTCACGAGATCATCAAATCTATCCACCCGCACCCAACTGTATCTGAAGCTATTATGGAAGCTGCTGCTGCTGCGTATGGTGAAGTGATCCACATTTAA
- a CDS encoding SPFH domain-containing protein: protein MELAFHGWMVPAVIALLCVVFYKFILRIFFGLIIVPQDKIGLVTKKFVLVGKQELPEGRIIATNGEAGFQAQTLAPGVYFGKWIWQYSIDFQPFTVIPTGKIGLLLAKDGIELETGRILARKVDCDSFQDAEAFLKNGGRKGRQTAIIAPGSYRINTLLFEIELTDMTQIPDNAVGIITTMEGSPLEEGQIAGKIINDHNKFQDVDTFLTNGGYKGLQEQVILAGSYFLNPWFTKVEMVKMTEIPIGHVGVIISYVGEDGKDLSGVDFKHGNIVEKGHKGVWAEPIGPGKYPINPYIMKVELVPTTNLVLNWAYERSESHQLDKNLSTITVRSKDGFPFNLDVSQIIHIPTYEAPKVIARFGNMINLVSQVLEPTIGNYFRNSAQDSDVIAFLGTRKERQQSAKDHISSVLEQYNVNAVDTLIGAIVPPESLMKTLTDRKLAEEQKITYETEMLAQETRQALEKETAVADMQKEIVKADQGVLIAERIADASVKKATGDANSVRLQANAEGDRLKLLATGEAEKTRLLAKAEAEKIELLAKASAEQISLTGNAEAEKILAIGKSNAESYKLSVEAMGGNNFTQLKIMENIASQNVRIMPEVLIGGGGDSANGGISGLLGLQLLEQVQKKNLETVSATEEGTDNNS from the coding sequence ATGGAATTAGCTTTTCATGGCTGGATGGTTCCGGCCGTAATTGCGCTTTTGTGCGTAGTTTTTTACAAATTTATTTTAAGAATTTTCTTTGGATTAATCATTGTTCCCCAGGATAAAATTGGTTTGGTTACCAAAAAATTTGTGCTGGTAGGCAAGCAGGAACTTCCGGAAGGAAGAATAATTGCCACCAACGGAGAAGCAGGTTTTCAGGCCCAGACATTAGCACCCGGAGTGTATTTTGGAAAATGGATATGGCAGTATTCTATCGATTTTCAGCCGTTTACAGTGATCCCGACCGGTAAAATTGGATTATTATTGGCAAAAGATGGGATAGAACTGGAAACCGGAAGGATCTTAGCCAGAAAAGTAGACTGCGATTCTTTCCAGGATGCCGAAGCCTTTTTAAAAAACGGCGGAAGGAAAGGCCGCCAGACCGCAATTATAGCACCCGGATCTTACAGGATCAATACATTGCTGTTTGAAATAGAATTAACCGATATGACCCAGATTCCCGATAATGCGGTAGGAATCATCACAACCATGGAAGGAAGTCCTTTGGAAGAAGGCCAGATTGCAGGTAAAATTATCAATGATCATAATAAGTTCCAGGATGTGGATACCTTTTTAACGAATGGCGGATATAAAGGTCTTCAGGAGCAGGTTATTCTGGCCGGTTCCTATTTTCTGAATCCGTGGTTTACAAAAGTGGAAATGGTAAAAATGACCGAAATTCCGATTGGCCATGTGGGCGTAATTATCAGCTATGTAGGAGAAGACGGAAAAGATTTAAGCGGGGTTGATTTTAAACATGGAAATATCGTAGAAAAAGGCCATAAAGGAGTTTGGGCTGAACCTATCGGTCCCGGAAAATATCCGATTAATCCTTATATTATGAAGGTTGAGCTCGTTCCGACTACCAATTTGGTCCTGAACTGGGCTTATGAAAGAAGCGAATCCCACCAACTCGACAAAAATCTCTCAACGATTACCGTACGAAGTAAAGATGGTTTCCCTTTCAATCTGGATGTTTCGCAAATTATCCATATTCCTACCTATGAAGCTCCAAAAGTAATCGCCCGTTTTGGAAATATGATCAATCTTGTCAGCCAGGTTCTGGAACCTACCATTGGGAATTACTTCAGAAACTCTGCCCAGGACAGTGATGTGATTGCATTTTTAGGAACCCGAAAAGAAAGACAACAGTCAGCTAAAGATCATATCAGCAGTGTTTTGGAACAGTATAATGTGAATGCGGTTGATACATTAATTGGTGCCATTGTGCCACCGGAAAGTTTAATGAAGACTCTCACAGACAGAAAACTGGCGGAAGAACAGAAAATTACGTACGAAACTGAAATGCTGGCTCAGGAAACACGCCAGGCTTTGGAAAAAGAGACGGCTGTTGCCGATATGCAGAAGGAAATTGTAAAAGCGGATCAGGGGGTTCTGATTGCGGAAAGAATTGCAGACGCCTCCGTGAAGAAAGCAACCGGAGATGCCAATTCTGTAAGATTGCAGGCAAATGCAGAAGGAGACCGATTGAAGCTGCTGGCAACGGGAGAAGCGGAAAAAACAAGACTTCTTGCAAAAGCTGAAGCCGAAAAGATAGAATTGCTGGCAAAAGCAAGTGCTGAACAGATTTCTTTAACCGGTAATGCTGAAGCAGAAAAAATTCTGGCCATCGGTAAATCTAACGCGGAATCTTATAAATTGTCTGTAGAAGCAATGGGCGGAAATAATTTTACTCAATTAAAAATCATGGAAAATATAGCGAGTCAAAATGTAAGAATAATGCCTGAAGTATTAATCGGAGGCGGCGGAGACTCTGCAAATGGAGGAATCAGCGGGCTTTTAGGACTTCAGCTGTTGGAACAGGTTCAGAAGAAAAATTTAGAAACGGTTTCTGCAACGGAAGAAGGAACGGATAATAATTCTTAA